In Castanea sativa cultivar Marrone di Chiusa Pesio chromosome 6, ASM4071231v1, a single window of DNA contains:
- the LOC142639143 gene encoding ADP,ATP carrier protein 3, mitochondrial gives MADGSQHPSVFQKIHGQSYLVSRLSPNMHSMNYSANGAYVNGGLLSSLQPASQSTGLAQFSPLSPVFVQAPSEKGVKGFLVDFLMGGVSAAVSKTAAAPIERVKLLIQNQDEMIKAGRLSEPYKGIGDCFGRTIREEGVIALWRGNTANVIRYFPTQALNFAFKDYFKSLFNFKKDKDGYWKWFAGNLASGGAAGASSLLFVYSLDFARTRLANDAKAAKKGGERQFNGLVDVYRKTIKSDGVAGLYRGFNISCIGIIVYRGLYFGMYDSLKPVVLVGGLQDSFLASFLLGWGITIGAGLASYPIDTVRRRMMMTSGEAVKYKSSLDAFNQILQKEGAKSLFKGAGANILRAVAGAGVLAGYDKLQLIVLGKKYGSGGG, from the exons ATGGCAGATGGATCACAGCATCCGTCGGTATTTCAGAAGATACATGGGCAGTCTTACCTTGTTTCTAGGCTTTCCCCCAACATGCACTCCATGAATTATAGTGCAAATGGTGCTTATGTCAATGGGGGTTTGCTGAGTTCCCTGCAGCCAGCATCCCAATCTACCGGCTTGGCACAATTTTCACCTCTGTCTCCTGTGTTTGTACAAGCTCCATCTGAGAAAGGTGTTAAGGGTTTTCTTGTGGATTTTCTCATGGGAGGAGTTTCTGCTGCTGTTTCCAAGACAGCAGCAGCTCCAATTGAACGTGTTAAGCTCCTGATTCAAAATCAGGATGAGATGATCAAGGCTGGTCGTTTGAGTGAACCATACAAGGGAATTGGTGACTGCTTTGGCCGAACTATTAGGGAAGAAGGTGTCATTGCTCTTTGGAGAGGAAACACTGCTAATGTTATCAGATACTTCCCCACCCAG GCCTTGAACTTTGCTTTCAAGGACTACTTCAAGAGCCTTTTCAACTTCAAGAAAGACAAAGATGGGTACTGGAAGTGGTTTGCTGGTAACTTGGCATCAGGTGGTGCTGCTGGTGCTTCATCTCTTCTATTTGTCTATTCCCTAGACTTCGCCCGAACACGTTTGGCTAATGATGCAAAGGCTGCGAAAAAGGGTGGTGAGAGGCAGTTTAATGGTTTGGTCGATGTTTACAGGAAAACCATCAAATCTGATGGTGTTGCTGGGCTTTATCGTGGATTCAACATTTCATGTATTGGAATCATAGTTTACCGTGGTCTCTATTTTGGAATGTATGATTCTCTGAAGCCTGTGGTTCTTGTTGGTGGGTTGCAG GATAGTTTTCTTGCTAGTTTCTTGCTGGGATGGGGAATCACAATAGGTGCTGGATTGGCTTCTTATCCCATTGATACAGTACGTAGAAGGATGATGATGACCTCCGGAGAAGCTGTCAAATATAAGAGCTCTTTGGATGCATTTAATCAAATTCTCCAGAAAGAGGGTGCTAAATCACTCTTCAAGGGTGCTGGTGCAAACATTTTGCGTGCTGTTGCAGGTGCTGGTGTGCTTGCTGGCTATGACAAGTTGCAGCTCATAGTGCTCGGCAAGAAATATGGATCTGGTGGTGGTTAA
- the LOC142639142 gene encoding mitotic checkpoint serine/threonine-protein kinase BUB1, which yields MAVISKDSQDTNSATDPLLPWLWSIKKALQEKDGSGLDLTKLLSDCFDTFKDNTQYRNDLRFLKICFLYMDVSNDFESVFREMVESEICIDHSMLYVCYASFLELKQKLHDAHLVYQYGMLRNAKPVELLKKAHALFLDRLSELVNACSLQKIDEGETIKFEKSYINPWSASTVKDLLKKLNAQIIKYDGYHHSTKAYTGKVTLPSLKKSSRNKIIEIGGKKYQIKGCAGQGGFAQVYKAYVNSNPDEVVALKIQKPPFPWEFYMYRQLDQRISEKERSSFGIAHRMHLYSDYSILVFDYLAQGTLQDAINSYLVSGKSMEEELCIYYTIEMLYMLENLHGAGIIHGDFKPDNLLIRYSRGDLAEDAFHDRTGSWQDQGLCLVDWGRGIDQHLFPDNTEFMGDCRTSGFRCIEMLENKPWTYQVDTYGLCAVVHLMLHNSYMKIEKKASSDGGYIYLPKSPFKRYWIDLWKDFFTKLLNMSPGSDHIKLLQNLRESFQDYMCSQPQLIKKLKELLVKQRASLCSA from the exons ATGGCTGTGATCTCCAAAGACTCCCAAGACACAAACTCTGCTACTGATCCTCTCTTGCCCTGGCTctg GTCGATCAAGAAAGCACTTCAAGAAAAGGATGGTTCCGGGTTAGATCTCACAAAGCTTCTCTCCGATTGCTTCGACACTTTCAAGGACAATACCCAGTACCGAAACGACCTCAGGTTTCTCAAGATTTGCTTCCTCTAT ATGGACGTTAGTAATGATTTTGAGAGTGTTTTTAGAGAAATGGTGGAGAGTGAGATATGTATTGACCATTCTATGCTTTATGTATGCTACGCGTCCTTTCTTGAATTGAAACAGAAGTTGCATGATGCTCACCTGGTTTATCAGTATGGAATGTTgag GAATGCCAAACCGGTTGAGTTGTTGAAGAAAGCGCATGCCTTATTTCTTGATAGATTGTCTGAATTGGTGAATGCTTGTTCACTTCAGAAG ATTGATGAAGGTGAAACCATTAAGTTTGAGAAAAGTTACATTAATCCATGGTCTGCCTCCACCGTGAAAGACCTATTGAAGAAGCTGAATgctcaaataataaaatatgat GGATACCATCACAGTACAAAAGCTTATACAGGAAAAGTGACCCTACCTTCTTTAAAGAAGTCATCAAGGAACAAGATTATTGAGATAG GTGGAAAGAAGTACCAGATCAAGGGTTGTGCTGGTCAAGGTGGTTTTGCTCAAGTATATAAAGCTTATGTCAACAGTAATCCAGATGAAGTTGTTGCACTCAAG ATACAAAAGCCTCCTTTCCCTTGGGAGTTCTACATGTATCGTCAACTAGATCAGCGCATCTCAGAGAAGGAA AGATCAAGCTTTGGCATTGCTCACAGAATGCATCTCTACTCAGACTATAGCATACTTGTCTTTGACTATCTAGCCCAGGGAACTCTTCAG GATGCCATAAACTCCTATCTGGTCTCTGGCAAGTCCATGGAAGAGGAGTTATGCATTTACTACACAATAGAGATGCTCTATATGCTAGAAAATTTGCATGGTGCTGGCATCATACATGGTGATTTCAAGCCTGATAATCTGCTTATTCGTTATTCTAG GGGTGACCTTGCAGAAGATGCGTTTCATGACCGAACTGGTTCTTGGCAAGATCAG GGTCTTTGCCTTGTTGACTGGGGGAGGGGTATAGACCAACATCTCTTTCCTGACAATACAGAGTTTATGGGAGATTGCCGGACTTCTGGCTTTCGCTGTATTGAAATGCTGGAGAATAAGCCATGGACATATCAG GTAGACACATATGGCCTTTGTGCTGTTGTCCATTTGATGCTGCACAATTCTTATATGAAGATTGAAAAGAAAGCATCATCTGATGGTGGCTACATTTATCTACCCAAATCACCTTTTAAACG ATATTGGATTGACCTCTGGAAGGATTTCTTTACCAAGCTGCTTAACATGAGCCCTGGCAGTGATCACATAAAGTTGTTGCAGAATTTGAGGGAATCATTCCAGGATTACATGTGCTCTCAACCTCAGCTAATAAAGAAACTAAAGGAGTTACTGGTGAAGCAAAGGGCTTCCTTGTGTTCTGCTTAG